The DNA region AGATACGTCGCCGCACCCTAGATCGAGTAAATTCGCAGGCCGAAAGCATCGAGCGTTCGGTCAGTGAGACCTCCAGCCGGCTTGAGGAAGCCATCGACGCCGCCCGGTCTCAGCTCGATGCGCTCGTGATCCGGGCGCCGATCACTGGCTATCTCACCCATCTCGACGTTAGCCTTGGCCGGCATCTCGCGACAGGGCAATCGATCGGGCAGATCGACGACAACGAGGGCTTCAAGGTTGAGGCTATGCTTGACGAATTCTACCTCGGCCGAGTCCGCGTTGGGCAGCGCGCTTCCGGCGCTGTAGATGGCGTGGCCGTCACGCTTTCCGTGGCGAGCATTTCGCCCCGGATCACGGATGGAAAATTCAAGATCGAGGCGGAATTTGACCCATCGGTTCCGATGTCGAACGTCACTAGGGGGCAGGCGATCACCGGCCGGCTTGATCTGGCGCAGCGGGAAACCGACGTCCTGATGATTCCTCTCGGGGCCTTCTGGGAAACGACAGGGGGCAACTGGATCTTCGTCGTCAACGGCTCGACCGCCGAGCGCAGGAATATTCAGGTCGGTCGTCGGACGGTCGAAACCGTCGAAATCGTCGGCGGCCTGAAGGAAGGCGATCGCGTCATCACCTCAAGCTACCAAGGCTTTGGGGACTACCAAAGCCTCTCTATCAACTAGGAGTCCACCAACGTGATCAAGCTGAGAAAAGTCGGCAAAACCTACCGCACGGAAGATCTCGAAACACGGGCGCTGGCCGATATTAACCTCGATGTCGGAAAGGGCGAATTTCTCTCTATCATGGGACCTTCCGGCTCGGGAAAGTCAACCTTGCTGAGCATTATGGGATTGTTGGACGCGCCAAGCGAGGGGATCATAAAGTTCGCCGACATCGACATCAGTGAAGGCAAAGATCGCTTGCTGACTGATCTACGCCGAAAGCATATTGGCTTCGTTTTCCAGGCATTCAACCTCATCCCCCATCTCAGCATCGAGCGGAATGTGGAGCTGGGATTGACATATCGCGGTATCGCCAGAGCCGAACGCCGTGATCGCAGTATGAGCGCTCTGAAAGCGGTAGGGCTCGACGCCCGCGCCCGCCACTATCCGGCGCAGCTCTCGGGCGGCCAGCAGCAGCGGGCAGCGATCGCGAGGGCTCTCGTTGGCGATCCCGCCATCGTTCTAGCTGACGAGCCCACCGGGAACCTCGACAGCGGAAATGGCGAGCAGGTCCTGGACATGCTGGAGAATATCGCCGCGACCGGAAAAACGGTCATCATGGTAACCCATGACGATCGACAGGCCAGCCGGGCGTATCGGATGGTCTCGATGAAAGACGGCCGCATCCTTCACTGATCGCTTCGTCCCAGAAATCGCAGACGATCTCGACGGTAGGGGACCGTGCGCCGCCGATTAGACAGGAAAGATACCGTAGCGGCACTCTGGAAAGACGCGCGCTCGGCACTAGTCTCACGCAAGGTTATCTGTTTGCCAACAATAAATTGCTGACCTACAACAAGGAATAAGCACCTGAAGGACTTGTCATGAGCGCCTTGAAGACTGACGACAATCTCTCGAGAATCCGACGGGTGGGGCGCTTCTTCTCCGCGCTCTGGGGGCTGATGGCCTGCATCGTCCCCATCCTGATCGTCGCCCATTGGTACTTGACGCTGTCGCCGGCGAACACGGGCAACCTTGCCCCCCATTTCCTTCAGCTCGCCGTCGTTCTTCTCGCGGGCGGGCCGCTTGTGCTGGGGCTCGTTCATCTTCGGCGCCTGTTCGTCCTTTTCGGCGAAGGCGAGATGTTCGGAATTGAGAACGTCGCGCGAATCCGTAAATTCGGATCGGCGCTCCTGTTGTTCGGCCTCACGCAGTTGGCCTATTTTCCGCTTTCGTCGCTGGCCTCGGCAGGATTCGGCTCTCCTGGCGAGCGCACCATCAGCATTTCGTTCAGCTCCGGCGCAGCCGTGGCCTTGGGGGTCGGCTTCGTCGTGGTCGTGATCGCCTGGGTTATGGAAGAGGCACGCAAGCTGGAAGAAGAGCAGTCACACACGGTTTGATGGTATGGCAATTGTCGTTCGACTTGATGTGATGCTGGCGCAGCGAAAGGTCCGGTCAAAGGATCTTGCGGAAGCCGTAGGCATCACGGAAAGCAATATCTCGCTCCTGAGATCCGGTCGCGTTCGCGCGATGCGTTTCTCGACGCTGGACGCGATCTGCAAGCATCTGTCCTGCCAGCCCGGCGATATCCTCGAATATGTGCCGGACGATGATGTCGAGACCGGAAATTCCGATGGAATTTAGGTCGAGAGCTACGCCATCCCGCGCGAAGACATGGAGGATTACGTCTCGATATCGCAGCACCTAACGGAGTTCGATCAAGCTGCTGCGTTCGGCCCAGTTGTGCTAGCGCAGCATGTTTTCGTGGCCCGAAGCAACGATCATGGCGGGCGTCTTGGCGGCTGCGTCACGTCCTGCCGGTTCGGATGGATTCATATCGAAAAACTCTGGGCCGGGGCTTCACTGTCGATTACAGGCTTCGCGGCCGACTGGATGACGGTTCCCATATCGAAGAGATCGGGCTTTCCAAGAGAGGCCGGAAAACTCCAGCCTCTGGCGGTCCAAAGAATGGGCTCAAAGCAGTTCTCAGGTCACCGAAACGGTGGCATTAAATCTATTCTAGTATGCGAAACAGAAAGACCTCCTACAAAAGTGGGCTTAGGTCGCGCCAGCCGTACGCGACCTCGACCAGTGTCATCGTGTCTCTGCGATCTTCTTTCTCGCTGACTAATTCTCCGCCGAGCCTCTCATAAAACCTGCGCGCCACTGCATTCTCGCGCAGCACCCACAGGCTCGCTGCGCGGTGACGGCGAGCTTGCAGCATTTCAGCCATCGCTCTCACTAGGGCAGTGCCGATTCCCTGTCGCTGGAAGGATCTCAACATGTAAATGCCGGTGATCTCACCGGTGAAGCCAAGATCCCTCAGAGGCGGTGATCGTTGGTCCATGCCGTGCGCAAATCCGACGATCGATCCATCATGCTCGGCCACAAACGTTATTCCGAGAGCAGGATCGGTTTGATCAAGGATTTTCTGCCATCTGGGCCTACGGTCGGCGACGGAGAAGCCAGCAAGGATCGCCTCAGGCATGAGGCCATCATACGTTTCTTTCCACGACGCTACATGCACCGTGGCTATAGCCGTAACATCGGACGGTAAAGCAACGCGGATCGTTGCGGGCATTTGACGGTTGGAGAACAAGTTCATAGACGATCCAGAATCACCTTCGCTTCAAGCAGGAGCCGTTCTCCAGCCGAAGTCAATGCTGGATAGCGTCCTGTCCGGGAAAATGGCGCATCTCTGACACCTTGAGGCCGTCCTTTTTCACCCGCTGAGCGCGCTTTCTCTACGCTTCTGGTGCTGCTTTCAAGTTAGGAAGTATCTGCAGAATAGATAGATCGCGGCCGGTTAAGCGCCATGCTGGCGGCCGGGCGGCAGGTCAGCATCCCCTAACAGGTACATGTCGTGACCGACGGCGCAGATATCACAACCCGCTTTGATCACATCATCGACGAATGCTGAAATTTCTCATGCCCGCCATCCTACGTTACAGTATCCGTCAAGAAGGCGGCCTGAACCCCATTCACCTGGTCTCGGGCTTCGCCGCCCGTCAGCGCCTGGTGCTCGGGCAGGTCAAGGTGGCGCAGAAGTCCAATGAAATCGTCGCCATTCCCAAGCTTCTGACCCATCACTGCGAGATTGTCGAAACCGGAAACGAGTCCTGGAGCTTTAAGAACCGCTCTCAAAGCTCACATATAGGAGCGATGTACTCGCTGTTGTGTGGGTCGAATGACGCAAGCGGTGGCCACGACCCGCGCTATCTGGCGCGCGGCGCCGGACATCACATCAAATAGAAACCGCTAACTTCCATCCGCGGCTGAGAACGACCGTGTTCGGCGGCCGCAACGAAGGCTTCCAACTTATCCATGGAAACGGAAATCTATCTAAATTCCAGATACTACCTAACTTGATATACTCAACGGCCGGAGAACATAGTCCACTAAGGTATGCCCGCCACCACCGCCACCACTAGGCCCCGCGTCCTTCGGCGGTCGAGAGTCTGGCTGTCTCAGAACCCGATCCGTGCCGACCGATGACCAAACCTGCCGTTCTCGCCCCGATCTCCGAAATCCTCCGCGCCTACTGGAAGTCCGACCGCTGGATGCTGCTCCTCGTGGCGGTCGTCGTCTTGCTCTCCAGTGTCGCCAGTGTCGCTGCACCCTATCTCTTCTCGCGTCTCGTCGATCGCCTGCCACAGGAAGGTGCGGTTGCCGTGCTGGCCTGGGGCTTCGTGGGCTATGCGGTGCTCTTGGGGCTCTCGTCGGCGCTACAGGACATGATGCAGTACCTCTCCTTCATGAGCGCGGAGAATCTCGGCTTCATCAGCGGCACGCGCTTCTTTGAACGCATCCTGAGGAAGACCAGCGCGTTCTTCGTCGAGCACAATCCGGCAGAGATCCAGAATGCGAGTTCGCGTGGGCGCGAGGCGCTAACGACGCTGGTGCAGCTCGGCCTCATCGTCTTCATCCCCGGCGCGACGCAGATCCTGCTCACGCTCATCACCCTTGGCGCGTTGATCAATATTGAGGTGGCTGCGGTCGTCGTGATTTATGGCGTCGCCGCCGTCACGCTCACGCTGATCTCCGCCCGTCAGGCCCGCGTCTTCCTCGACAAGGCCATTGAGGCCGGCCAGGAGAATGCCCGCTTCGTCGGCAACGCCATGAACGCCATGGAGACGCTGCGGCATTTCGGCAGCCATGGCTGGATGAGTCGGCGCTTCACGGCGAAGGCCGAAGAGGTGCGCGACAACTGGCGTGCCTATGTGCTGCAGCGTGTCGGGTACATCGCGCTCCTCGGGCTCGGTCTCACCGTCCAGTTCGCCGTCACCTTCCTCCTGCTCGTGCCGCGCTATGAGGCCGGCGCGCTGACCATCGGCGACATCGTGCTGTTCAACACACTGCTGCTGCAGCTCAACATGCCGTTCGAGATGATCGCCCACGCCATCGACGACGTGGCGCGCTCGCGGGCGGCCCTCGTCCCGCTCGCAACCATGTGGGCGGCGCCCGAGGAGCGGCAGGTCTCGCATGCGTCGACCTTCGTGCCGAGCGAGGGGCGCATCGTCGCCGAGGGTGTCGGCTACGTCTATGGCAACGGGCGTGGCGTGAAGGATATCGACTTCACGGCCGAGCGCGGCGGGATCACCTTCCTCGTCGGCGAGACCGGCTCCGGCAAGTCGACCATCTTCAAGCTGGCGCTGAAATCGGTCGAGCCGGATCAGGGTCGCATCCTTGTCGATGGCGTCGATCTAGCGACCATCGACCGGGCCGACTGGTACAGTGCGGTCGCCGTCGTGCCGCAGGACGTCGTGCTGCTCAACGAGAGCCTGGCCGACAACATCCTGCTCGGCCGGCCGCGCGATGAGAAGCGCTTGCGCCGGGCGGCGGAGAAGGCGGCGATTCTGCCCTTCATCGAGGCTCTGCCCGAGGGCTTCGAGACGACCGTAGGCGAACGGGGCTTGAAGCTGTCGGGCGGCGAACGTCAGCGCATCGCCATCGCCCGCGCGCTTTACGGCGATCCGGCGATCCTCTTTCTCGACGAGGCCAGCTCGACGAGACGACCGAACGCGACATCATGGAGCATATCCGCGTGCTCGCCACGGATGTGACTGTGCTCGCGATCACCCACCGGCGGAGCGTCATCGCCGAGAGGGATAAGGTCGTGGCTTGCTCCAGGTGAGGCCGCCATACCCCGAGCAGCAACAGCACTTCCTCGACAGATGGCGGGAAATCCATGGTTGAACTGAGATGCCGCGATGAAGCGCGGCCGGATCGCTCGCGAGACGGAACCGTGCGGCGTCGGAACGCTACGACAAGCAGCTCGATCGCATGACCGCACCATCGCGTTCCGCCGCGTCTGGCGCAGGGGCTGGAGAAAGCGACGGACGATCAGCTCGCAGCAATCGAAATTTTTGGTCGCGGCTGCGGCCTGTATTGGGAGGCTTTGGATGTCGACCTTTCGATCCTGGACCTGCTCGCCGGTATCTTCGTACCAAGCCTACATGGCGCGCGACGGGCCGGCAGACGGGATCGCGTCGAGGCTGTTGCGGCACCGGCAAATGGCGGGAAGGGCGGATGGGTCGCGCAAGAGTGCCAGATGAACGTCGATGGCCGCCAGGGCCCCAGCGAGCCAGATTAGTCTTCGAGCTGCAACGAAGTGCTATTCACGCGGAGGCATCGAGTTTTTGTGGCGGCGAGGCGCTGGCGAAGCCACTTTGCGGCTGGCCCGCAAGGCCGTTGCTTGTGCCAGACCATTTCCAGTACGACGGGAAACTGGCCGTCGCCAAACTGCAGGTCTGGAGTCACAAGATCGGCGGCAGACCGCGAGTGTTCTATGATGTGGTCGGGAATAAGCGCCCAACCGATCCCGTGCCTGACCAACCGCAATATGACC from Rhizobium sullae includes:
- a CDS encoding efflux RND transporter periplasmic adaptor subunit, giving the protein MRHSFSRDQFLGGDAGKVVLLATDRPIRRRRVWPYALGMGVALLVAALVALYTISVQTASTLAVPTEGLTIATATKGAFTEFIPLRGRILPQETVFLDMVQDGRVEEIFHRAGDHVAVGAPLVRISNPNLELSIATQESSAIDHLNSQMALRLNVSQTMTGAEAALEEARYRVEQLQRQHNMQSRLVVRGVGPAAEEQRLNEDLAYWKSILEIRRRTLDRVNSQAESIERSVSETSSRLEEAIDAARSQLDALVIRAPITGYLTHLDVSLGRHLATGQSIGQIDDNEGFKVEAMLDEFYLGRVRVGQRASGAVDGVAVTLSVASISPRITDGKFKIEAEFDPSVPMSNVTRGQAITGRLDLAQRETDVLMIPLGAFWETTGGNWIFVVNGSTAERRNIQVGRRTVETVEIVGGLKEGDRVITSSYQGFGDYQSLSIN
- a CDS encoding ABC transporter ATP-binding protein, which gives rise to MIKLRKVGKTYRTEDLETRALADINLDVGKGEFLSIMGPSGSGKSTLLSIMGLLDAPSEGIIKFADIDISEGKDRLLTDLRRKHIGFVFQAFNLIPHLSIERNVELGLTYRGIARAERRDRSMSALKAVGLDARARHYPAQLSGGQQQRAAIARALVGDPAIVLADEPTGNLDSGNGEQVLDMLENIAATGKTVIMVTHDDRQASRAYRMVSMKDGRILH
- a CDS encoding DUF2975 domain-containing protein; protein product: MGRFFSALWGLMACIVPILIVAHWYLTLSPANTGNLAPHFLQLAVVLLAGGPLVLGLVHLRRLFVLFGEGEMFGIENVARIRKFGSALLLFGLTQLAYFPLSSLASAGFGSPGERTISISFSSGAAVALGVGFVVVVIAWVMEEARKLEEEQSHTV
- a CDS encoding helix-turn-helix domain-containing protein yields the protein MAIVVRLDVMLAQRKVRSKDLAEAVGITESNISLLRSGRVRAMRFSTLDAICKHLSCQPGDILEYVPDDDVETGNSDGI
- a CDS encoding GNAT family N-acetyltransferase, which translates into the protein MNLFSNRQMPATIRVALPSDVTAIATVHVASWKETYDGLMPEAILAGFSVADRRPRWQKILDQTDPALGITFVAEHDGSIVGFAHGMDQRSPPLRDLGFTGEITGIYMLRSFQRQGIGTALVRAMAEMLQARRHRAASLWVLRENAVARRFYERLGGELVSEKEDRRDTMTLVEVAYGWRDLSPLL
- a CDS encoding ABC transporter ATP-binding protein; the encoded protein is MTKPAVLAPISEILRAYWKSDRWMLLLVAVVVLLSSVASVAAPYLFSRLVDRLPQEGAVAVLAWGFVGYAVLLGLSSALQDMMQYLSFMSAENLGFISGTRFFERILRKTSAFFVEHNPAEIQNASSRGREALTTLVQLGLIVFIPGATQILLTLITLGALINIEVAAVVVIYGVAAVTLTLISARQARVFLDKAIEAGQENARFVGNAMNAMETLRHFGSHGWMSRRFTAKAEEVRDNWRAYVLQRVGYIALLGLGLTVQFAVTFLLLVPRYEAGALTIGDIVLFNTLLLQLNMPFEMIAHAIDDVARSRAALVPLATMWAAPEERQVSHASTFVPSEGRIVAEGVGYVYGNGRGVKDIDFTAERGGITFLVGETGSGKSTIFKLALKSVEPDQGRILVDGVDLATIDRADWYSAVAVVPQDVVLLNESLADNILLGRPRDEKRLRRAAEKAAILPFIEALPEGFETTVGERGLKLSGGERQRIAIARALYGDPAILFLDEASSTRRPNATSWSISACSPRM